From Pseudomonas fluorescens, one genomic window encodes:
- a CDS encoding polynucleotide adenylyltransferase PcnB has translation MLKKLFQSFRSPARRTQHIRSTPEVLNSGQHSLQRAQFSRYAVNIVERLQNAGYQAYLVGGCVRDMLLNITPKDFDVATSATPEQVRAEFRNARIIGRRFKLVHIHFGREIIEVATFRANHPQNDEEEDSNQSSRNESGRILRDNVYGTLEEDAQRRDFTINALYYDPVSERILDYANGVHDIRNHLIRLIGDPTQRYQEDPVRMLRAVRFAAKLNFGIEKHTAAPIRDLAPMLREIPAARLFEEVLKLFLSGHAADTFEMLVDLQLFDPLFPASAEALEHNPTYTHTLISEALINTDLRIKQNKPVTPAFLFAALLWPALPARVLRLQDRGMPPIPAMQEAAHELIAEQCQRIAIPKRFTMPIREIWDMQERLPRRSGKRADLLLDNPRFRAGYDFLLLRESAGEQTDGLGEWWTDYQDANDSERRDMIRDLSGKEDGAGGGPRKRRRTSGAKRKRAAGAPSASGE, from the coding sequence ATGCTGAAGAAGCTGTTCCAGTCATTCCGTTCTCCCGCGCGTCGTACGCAACACATTCGCAGCACGCCTGAAGTGCTCAACAGCGGCCAACATTCGCTGCAGCGGGCCCAGTTCAGCCGTTATGCGGTCAACATCGTCGAACGCCTGCAGAACGCCGGTTACCAGGCCTACCTGGTCGGCGGATGCGTGCGCGACATGTTGCTCAACATCACGCCCAAGGATTTCGACGTAGCCACCAGCGCCACGCCGGAACAGGTTCGCGCCGAGTTTCGCAATGCGCGAATCATTGGCCGACGCTTTAAATTGGTCCACATCCATTTTGGTCGCGAAATCATCGAAGTCGCGACCTTCCGTGCCAATCACCCGCAAAACGACGAAGAGGAAGACAGCAACCAGTCCTCGCGTAACGAAAGCGGGCGTATTCTGCGCGACAACGTCTACGGCACCCTGGAAGAGGACGCGCAACGCCGCGACTTCACCATTAATGCGTTGTATTACGATCCGGTCAGCGAACGCATTCTCGATTACGCCAATGGCGTGCACGACATCCGCAATCACCTGATCCGCCTGATTGGCGATCCGACCCAGCGTTACCAGGAAGACCCGGTGCGGATGCTGCGTGCCGTGCGTTTCGCTGCCAAGCTGAACTTCGGCATCGAAAAGCACACCGCCGCGCCGATCCGCGACCTGGCGCCCATGTTGCGGGAAATTCCTGCCGCTCGTCTGTTCGAAGAAGTGTTGAAGCTGTTCCTTTCCGGGCATGCCGCCGACACTTTCGAAATGCTGGTCGACTTGCAACTGTTCGATCCGCTGTTCCCGGCCAGCGCCGAAGCACTGGAACACAACCCGACCTACACCCACACCCTGATCAGCGAAGCACTGATCAACACCGACCTGCGGATCAAGCAGAACAAGCCGGTGACCCCGGCGTTCCTGTTCGCCGCCCTGCTGTGGCCGGCGCTGCCAGCCCGGGTTTTGCGTTTGCAGGATCGTGGCATGCCACCGATCCCAGCCATGCAGGAAGCCGCTCACGAGTTGATCGCCGAACAGTGCCAACGAATCGCCATTCCCAAGCGCTTCACCATGCCGATCCGCGAGATCTGGGACATGCAGGAGCGCCTGCCGCGCCGCAGCGGCAAACGCGCCGACCTGTTGCTGGACAACCCGCGCTTCCGTGCCGGCTACGACTTCCTGCTGCTGCGTGAAAGCGCTGGCGAACAGACTGATGGCCTGGGCGAGTGGTGGACCGACTATCAGGACGCCAACGACAGCGAACGCCGCGACATGATTCGCGACCTCAGCGGCAAGGAAGACGGTGCTGGCGGCGGGCCACGCAAACGTCGTCGTACCAGTGGCGCCAAACGTAAACGTGCCGCCGGGGCACCGAGCGCGTCGGGCGAATAA
- a CDS encoding sensor histidine kinase, which produces MPMSFSLTQMILISAAYLAVLFGVAWISERGMIPRAIIRHPLTYTLSLGVYASAWAFYGTVGLAYQYGYGFLSSYLGVSGAFLLAPVLLYPILKITRTYQLSSLADLFAFRFRSTWAGALTTIFMLIGVLPLLALQIQAVADSIGILTREPVQHRVALSFCALITLFTIFFGSRHIATREKHEGLVFAIAFESVIKLIAIGGVGLYALYGVFDGPQQLELWLLQNQTALAALHTPLQEGPWRTLLLVFFASAIVMPHMYHMTFTENLNPRSLVSASWGLPLFLLLMSLAVPLILWAGLKLGASTNPEYFTLGIGIAANSKALALLAYIGGLSAASGLIIVTTLALSGMALNHLVLPLYQPPAEGNIYRWLKWTRRALIVAIIMAGYGFYLMLGAEQDLANLGIVAFVATLQFLPGVLSVLYWPTANRRGFIAGLLAGILVWLVTMLLPLVGNLQGFYIPLLNMIYVLDDTSWHMAAIASLAANVLMFTLISLFTNASSEEASAAEACAVDNVRRPQRRELHAASPQEFATQLAKPLGAKAAQKEVEQALRDLYLPFDERRPYALRRLRDRIEANLSGLMGPSVAQDMVETFLPYKAGGENYVTEDIHFIESRLEDYHSRLTGLAAELDALRRYHRQTLQELPMGVCSLAKDQEILMWNKAMEELTGIAAQRVVGSRLSTLGEPWKELLQGFINLPDEHLHKQHLTLEGQTRWLNLHKAAIDEPLAPGNSGLVLLVEDLTETQMLEDKLVHSERLASIGRLAAGVAHEIGNPITGIACLAQNLREEREDDGELTEISGQILEQTKRVSRIVQSLMSFAHAGSHQHNDEPVCLAEVAQDAIGLLALNRRNFEVQFYNLCDPEHWVDGDPQRLAQVLINLLSNARDASPAGSAVRVKSEASEHTIDLIVEDEGSGIPSSIMDRLFEPFFTTKDPGEGTGLGLALVYSIVEEHYGQITIDSPADIQSQRGTRIRVTLPRHVEATSAVN; this is translated from the coding sequence ATGCCGATGAGCTTTAGCCTGACCCAGATGATCCTGATCAGCGCCGCGTACCTGGCGGTGCTGTTCGGCGTCGCCTGGATCAGTGAACGCGGAATGATCCCGCGGGCGATCATTCGCCACCCGCTGACCTACACCCTGTCCCTGGGTGTCTACGCCAGCGCCTGGGCGTTCTACGGCACGGTCGGCCTGGCCTATCAATATGGCTACGGCTTTCTCTCCAGCTACCTCGGAGTGTCCGGCGCCTTCCTGCTCGCGCCGGTGCTGTTGTATCCGATCCTGAAGATCACCCGGACCTACCAGCTTTCATCTCTGGCCGACCTGTTTGCCTTTCGCTTTCGCAGCACCTGGGCCGGCGCACTGACCACCATCTTCATGCTGATCGGCGTCTTGCCGCTGCTGGCGCTGCAGATCCAGGCCGTGGCCGATTCGATCGGCATCCTGACCCGCGAACCGGTCCAGCATCGGGTGGCCCTGAGCTTCTGCGCGCTGATCACCCTGTTCACGATTTTCTTTGGCTCGCGGCACATTGCGACACGGGAAAAACACGAAGGGCTGGTGTTCGCCATTGCCTTTGAATCGGTGATCAAGCTGATCGCCATCGGCGGCGTCGGCCTGTATGCCCTGTATGGCGTATTCGACGGCCCGCAACAGCTGGAACTCTGGCTGCTGCAGAACCAGACCGCCCTCGCCGCCCTGCACACGCCACTGCAGGAAGGTCCATGGCGCACCTTGTTGCTGGTGTTCTTCGCCTCGGCCATCGTGATGCCGCACATGTATCACATGACCTTCACCGAAAACCTCAATCCGCGCTCCCTCGTCAGTGCAAGCTGGGGCCTGCCGCTGTTCCTTCTGCTAATGAGTCTGGCGGTTCCGCTGATTCTCTGGGCCGGTCTGAAACTGGGCGCCAGCACCAACCCCGAATACTTCACCCTCGGCATCGGCATTGCCGCCAACAGTAAGGCCCTGGCCTTGCTGGCCTACATCGGCGGCTTGTCTGCGGCCAGCGGCCTGATCATCGTCACCACTCTGGCGCTGTCCGGAATGGCCTTGAACCATCTGGTCCTGCCGCTGTACCAGCCACCCGCCGAAGGCAACATCTACCGCTGGCTGAAATGGACCCGTCGAGCGCTGATCGTCGCGATCATCATGGCTGGCTACGGCTTCTACCTGATGCTCGGCGCCGAACAGGACCTGGCCAACCTCGGCATCGTCGCCTTTGTCGCGACCCTGCAATTCCTGCCGGGGGTGCTGTCCGTGCTGTATTGGCCGACAGCTAACCGCCGCGGCTTCATTGCGGGCTTGCTGGCGGGGATCCTGGTCTGGCTGGTGACCATGCTGTTGCCGCTGGTGGGCAATCTGCAAGGCTTCTATATTCCGCTGCTGAACATGATCTACGTGCTCGACGACACCAGTTGGCACATGGCGGCCATCGCCTCGCTGGCGGCCAACGTGCTGATGTTCACCCTGATCTCGCTGTTCACCAACGCCAGCAGTGAAGAAGCCAGCGCGGCCGAGGCGTGCGCGGTGGATAACGTGCGCCGTCCGCAACGACGCGAACTGCATGCCGCCTCGCCTCAGGAGTTCGCCACACAGCTGGCAAAACCACTGGGCGCAAAGGCGGCGCAAAAAGAAGTGGAGCAGGCACTGCGCGATCTCTACCTGCCGTTCGATGAGCGCCGTCCTTACGCCTTGCGCCGCCTGCGCGACCGGATCGAAGCCAACCTCTCCGGCCTGATGGGCCCCAGTGTCGCCCAGGACATGGTCGAAACCTTCCTGCCGTACAAGGCCGGCGGCGAAAACTACGTCACTGAAGACATTCACTTCATCGAAAGCCGTCTCGAGGACTATCACTCGCGCCTGACCGGCCTGGCCGCTGAACTCGACGCCCTGCGCCGATACCACCGCCAGACCCTGCAGGAACTGCCGATGGGTGTCTGTTCCCTGGCCAAGGATCAGGAGATCCTGATGTGGAACAAAGCCATGGAGGAACTGACCGGTATCGCCGCACAGCGCGTGGTCGGCTCGCGCCTGAGCACTCTGGGCGAGCCATGGAAGGAATTACTGCAAGGCTTCATTAATCTGCCCGATGAACACTTGCACAAACAGCACCTGACCCTCGAAGGCCAGACCCGCTGGCTCAACCTGCACAAGGCAGCCATTGACGAACCGCTGGCCCCGGGCAATAGCGGCCTGGTCCTGCTGGTGGAGGACCTGACCGAAACCCAGATGCTCGAAGACAAGCTGGTGCACTCCGAGCGCTTGGCGAGTATTGGGCGCCTGGCCGCCGGGGTGGCTCACGAAATTGGCAACCCGATTACCGGCATCGCCTGTCTGGCGCAAAACCTGCGCGAAGAGCGCGAGGACGACGGCGAGCTGACCGAAATCAGCGGGCAGATTCTTGAGCAGACCAAACGCGTGTCACGCATCGTGCAATCGTTGATGAGTTTCGCCCACGCAGGCAGCCACCAGCACAACGACGAACCGGTGTGCCTGGCTGAGGTAGCCCAGGACGCGATTGGCCTGCTGGCCCTGAACCGACGCAATTTCGAAGTGCAATTCTATAACCTGTGCGATCCCGAGCATTGGGTCGATGGCGACCCACAGCGTCTGGCCCAAGTGCTGATCAACCTGCTGTCCAACGCCCGCGACGCATCGCCAGCCGGCAGTGCGGTACGGGTAAAAAGCGAAGCCAGCGAACACACGATCGATCTGATCGTCGAAGACGAAGGCAGCGGCATCCCCTCGAGCATCATGGACCGATTGTTCGAACCCTTCTTCACCACCAAGGATCCTGGCGAAGGCACCGGTCTGGGCCTTGCACTGGTCTATTCCATCGTTGAAGAGCATTATGGACAAATCACCATCGACAGCCCGGCTGACATTCAAAGCCAACGCGGCACCCGTATCCGGGTGACCTTACCGCGTCATGTCGAAGCGACGTCCGCTGTGAACTGA
- the panC gene encoding pantoate--beta-alanine ligase, with protein sequence MNTVKTVRELRAAVARARSEGKRIGFVPTMGNLHSGHMALVTKAAQRVDFVVASIFVNPLQFGAGEDLDKYPRTLAADQEKLLQAGCHLLFAPSAEEMYPDGMAGQTRVSVPHLSEGLCGASRPGHFEGVATVVSKLFNMVQPDLAVFGQKDFQQLAVIRALVHDLNMPIQIIGEPTVRAADGLALSSRNGFLDEEQRAVAPVVYRTLSNIAESIRQGSRDFPSLINEQLQLLEGAGLRPDYLEVRHARTLRPATAQDRDLVILVAAFLGTTRLIDNLHLNLDTSA encoded by the coding sequence ATGAACACCGTAAAGACCGTACGCGAACTGCGCGCAGCGGTAGCCCGCGCCCGCAGCGAAGGCAAGCGCATCGGCTTCGTGCCGACCATGGGCAACCTGCACAGCGGCCATATGGCCCTGGTGACCAAGGCCGCCCAACGGGTGGACTTCGTGGTCGCGAGTATTTTCGTCAATCCGCTGCAGTTTGGCGCCGGCGAAGACCTGGACAAGTACCCTCGGACCCTGGCGGCGGATCAGGAAAAACTCCTGCAAGCCGGTTGCCACTTGCTGTTCGCACCGAGTGCCGAGGAGATGTATCCCGATGGCATGGCCGGCCAGACCCGCGTCAGCGTTCCGCACTTGTCCGAAGGCCTGTGCGGCGCCAGTCGCCCTGGGCACTTCGAAGGCGTGGCGACCGTGGTCAGCAAGCTGTTCAATATGGTTCAGCCTGATCTGGCCGTGTTCGGCCAGAAAGACTTCCAGCAATTGGCCGTCATCCGCGCCCTGGTGCATGACCTGAACATGCCGATCCAGATCATCGGTGAACCGACTGTGCGCGCCGCCGATGGCCTCGCCTTGTCGTCACGCAATGGCTTCCTCGATGAAGAACAACGGGCGGTTGCGCCAGTGGTGTATCGCACCCTGAGCAACATTGCCGAGTCCATCCGCCAGGGATCACGCGACTTCCCTTCGCTGATCAACGAGCAGTTGCAACTTCTGGAAGGCGCGGGCCTGCGCCCTGACTATCTGGAAGTGCGCCACGCACGGACCCTGCGCCCGGCAACCGCGCAGGATCGTGATCTGGTGATTCTGGTGGCCGCGTTCCTCGGTACTACGCGGTTGATCGACAACCTGCACCTGAATCTCGACACCTCGGCCTGA
- the folK gene encoding 2-amino-4-hydroxy-6-hydroxymethyldihydropteridine diphosphokinase, whose product MERIYIGMGSNLAAPAEQLRNAVGALAQLPRTTLIGVSAFYQSDSLLPGQPRYTNAVAALDSALAPLELLDALQAIENDQGRERLERWGPRTLDLDILLFGDQLIDEPRLKVPHYHMQERAFVLYPLAELAPAELQLADGRLLRDLLNACPFVGLERLPAV is encoded by the coding sequence ATGGAACGTATCTACATCGGCATGGGCAGCAACCTGGCAGCCCCCGCTGAGCAACTGCGCAACGCCGTCGGCGCGTTGGCGCAGTTGCCTCGCACCACCCTGATCGGCGTCTCGGCGTTCTACCAGAGCGACTCCCTGCTGCCGGGCCAGCCCCGCTACACCAACGCCGTTGCAGCCCTGGACAGCGCTCTGGCGCCGCTGGAGTTGCTCGACGCGCTGCAGGCCATTGAAAACGACCAGGGCCGCGAACGCCTTGAGCGCTGGGGTCCACGCACGCTGGACCTGGATATCCTGCTGTTCGGCGACCAACTCATCGATGAACCTCGCCTCAAGGTCCCGCATTACCACATGCAGGAACGCGCGTTCGTGCTCTACCCCCTGGCCGAACTGGCCCCTGCGGAACTGCAACTGGCTGACGGGCGACTGTTACGCGACCTGCTGAACGCATGCCCGTTCGTCGGGTTGGAACGCTTGCCAGCGGTTTAA
- the panB gene encoding 3-methyl-2-oxobutanoate hydroxymethyltransferase, with translation MPAITLTTLQTLKQKGEKITMLTCYDATFAHACNEAGVEVLLVGDSLGMVLQGHDSTLPVTTAEMAYHVACVKRGNSDALILADLPFMANATVEQTLINSATLMQAGAHMVKVEGALWLAESIRLLAERGVPVCAHMGLTPQAVNILGGYKVQGRNENQARQMRADAIALEQAGAAMLLLECVPSELAHEITQAVKIPVIGIGAGNATDGQVLVLHDMLGLSLTGRAPKFVKNFMAGQESVQAALSAYVSEVKAVTFPGAEHGFSA, from the coding sequence ATGCCAGCTATTACTCTCACCACCCTGCAGACCCTCAAGCAGAAAGGTGAAAAAATCACCATGCTGACCTGCTACGACGCCACTTTTGCCCACGCCTGCAATGAGGCCGGTGTTGAAGTGTTACTGGTGGGCGATTCCCTGGGCATGGTGCTGCAAGGTCATGACAGTACCCTGCCGGTCACCACCGCCGAGATGGCGTATCACGTCGCCTGCGTCAAACGCGGTAACAGCGACGCCCTGATCCTCGCCGACCTGCCATTCATGGCCAATGCCACCGTCGAACAAACCCTGATCAACAGCGCGACCCTGATGCAGGCAGGCGCACACATGGTCAAGGTTGAAGGCGCACTGTGGCTGGCCGAGTCGATTCGCCTGCTGGCCGAACGCGGCGTGCCGGTCTGCGCCCACATGGGCCTGACGCCTCAGGCGGTGAATATTCTGGGCGGCTACAAAGTTCAGGGCCGCAATGAAAACCAGGCACGCCAGATGCGCGCCGATGCTATCGCCCTGGAGCAGGCCGGCGCCGCAATGTTGCTGCTCGAGTGCGTTCCGAGCGAACTGGCCCATGAAATCACCCAGGCAGTAAAGATCCCGGTGATTGGTATCGGTGCCGGTAATGCCACCGACGGCCAGGTGCTGGTCCTGCACGATATGCTCGGTCTGTCCCTGACCGGTCGCGCCCCCAAGTTCGTGAAGAACTTCATGGCTGGCCAGGAAAGCGTGCAAGCGGCTTTGAGCGCTTATGTCAGCGAAGTCAAAGCGGTGACCTTCCCGGGTGCTGAACACGGATTTTCCGCATGA
- a CDS encoding sigma-54-dependent transcriptional regulator has product MPHILIVEDETIIRSALRRLLERNQYQVSEAGSVQEAQERFSIPTFDLIVSDLRLPGAPGTELIKLSQGTPVLIMTSYASLRSAVDSMKMGAVDYIAKPFDHDEMLQAVARILRDRQTAQSVASERPAGKASNGSDKPGVDNSNGEIGIIGSCPPMQDLYGKIRKVAPTDSNVLVQGESGTGKELVARALHNLSRRAKAPMISVNCAAIPESLIESELFGHEKGAFTGASAGRAGLVEAADGGTLFLDEIGELPLEAQARLLRVLQEGEIRRVGSVQSQKVDVRLIAATHRDLKSLAKIGQFREDLYYRLHVIALKLPALRERGADVNEIANAFLARQSARINRTDLKFAPDAEQAIRHYSWPGNVRELENAVERAVILSESPEISADLLGIDIELSDLEEDEFIGLAPQQGSTSNASHEPTEDLSLEDYFQHFVLEHQDHMTETELARKLGVSRKCLWERRQRLGIPRRKTGVTSES; this is encoded by the coding sequence ATGCCGCACATTTTGATCGTCGAAGACGAAACCATTATCCGCTCCGCCTTGCGCCGCCTGCTGGAACGCAACCAGTACCAGGTCAGCGAAGCCGGTTCAGTGCAGGAAGCACAAGAACGCTTCAGCATTCCAACGTTCGACCTGATTGTCAGTGACCTGCGCCTGCCCGGCGCACCGGGAACCGAACTGATCAAGCTGAGCCAGGGCACGCCGGTGCTGATCATGACCAGCTATGCCAGCCTGCGCTCGGCGGTCGACTCGATGAAAATGGGCGCGGTGGACTACATCGCCAAACCCTTTGACCACGACGAAATGCTCCAGGCCGTTGCGCGAATCCTGCGCGACCGACAAACGGCGCAAAGCGTGGCCAGCGAACGTCCCGCCGGCAAGGCGAGCAATGGCAGTGACAAACCAGGGGTCGATAACAGCAATGGCGAAATCGGCATCATCGGCTCTTGCCCGCCGATGCAGGACCTGTACGGCAAAATTCGTAAAGTCGCGCCCACCGACTCCAATGTGCTGGTGCAGGGCGAGTCCGGCACCGGTAAAGAGCTGGTAGCCCGCGCGCTGCATAATCTGTCGCGACGCGCCAAGGCGCCGATGATTTCGGTGAACTGTGCGGCGATCCCGGAAAGTCTGATCGAGTCGGAGCTGTTCGGCCACGAAAAAGGCGCATTTACCGGCGCCAGTGCTGGCCGCGCCGGACTGGTGGAAGCGGCGGATGGAGGCACGCTGTTCCTTGACGAAATTGGCGAGCTGCCACTCGAGGCCCAGGCCCGACTGCTGCGCGTACTCCAGGAAGGCGAAATCCGTCGCGTGGGTTCGGTGCAGTCGCAAAAGGTCGACGTGCGCCTGATCGCTGCGACCCACCGTGACTTGAAGAGCCTGGCAAAAATCGGCCAGTTCCGTGAAGACTTGTATTATCGCCTGCACGTGATCGCCCTCAAGCTTCCAGCCTTGCGTGAGCGCGGCGCGGACGTCAACGAGATCGCCAACGCCTTCCTCGCTCGTCAGAGCGCACGAATCAATCGCACCGACCTGAAGTTCGCCCCCGATGCCGAGCAGGCAATCCGTCACTACAGTTGGCCGGGTAACGTGCGCGAACTGGAAAACGCCGTCGAGCGTGCCGTAATTCTCTCCGAGAGCCCGGAAATTTCCGCCGACCTGCTGGGTATCGACATCGAACTCAGTGACCTGGAAGAAGACGAATTCATCGGCCTGGCCCCGCAACAGGGCAGCACCAGCAATGCCAGCCACGAACCGACCGAAGACCTTTCCCTGGAAGACTACTTCCAGCATTTCGTCCTCGAACATCAGGATCACATGACCGAAACCGAGCTTGCCCGCAAGCTGGGCGTCAGTCGCAAGTGCCTATGGGAACGCCGTCAGCGTCTGGGCATTCCTCGGCGAAAGACCGGGGTTACGAGCGAAAGCTGA
- the dksA gene encoding RNA polymerase-binding protein DksA — protein sequence MPTQAKQQQNQVISGFEPYVPKAGEEYMGAPMRAHFTKILNKWKQDLMQEVDRTVDHMKDEAANFPDPADRASQEEEFALELRARDRERKLIKKIDKTLELIQDEEYGWCESCGIEIGIKRLEARPTADLCIDCKTLAEIKEKQVGK from the coding sequence ATGCCCACCCAAGCAAAGCAACAGCAGAATCAGGTAATCAGCGGCTTCGAACCTTACGTGCCGAAGGCTGGTGAAGAGTACATGGGCGCACCGATGCGCGCGCACTTCACCAAGATCCTGAACAAGTGGAAACAGGACTTGATGCAGGAAGTCGACCGTACCGTTGACCACATGAAAGATGAGGCAGCCAACTTCCCCGACCCGGCCGACCGTGCCAGCCAGGAAGAAGAATTCGCCCTTGAGCTGCGCGCCCGCGATCGCGAGCGCAAGTTGATCAAGAAGATCGACAAGACGCTGGAGCTGATCCAGGACGAAGAGTACGGCTGGTGCGAGTCCTGCGGTATCGAGATCGGCATCAAGCGCCTCGAAGCCCGCCCGACTGCCGATCTGTGCATCGACTGCAAGACCCTGGCTGAAATCAAGGAAAAACAGGTCGGCAAGTAA
- the gluQRS gene encoding tRNA glutamyl-Q(34) synthetase GluQRS has protein sequence MTAKTSPAYIGRFAPTPSGHLHFGSLVAALASYLDARSVGGRWLLRMEDLDPPREEPGAQAAILKALESYGFEWDGEMIRQSDRHEAYAQVLGQLFNLGLAYACTCSRKQLEPYHGIYPGLCRNAGHACEDAAIRLRVPELEYHFIDRVQGEYRQHLAREVGDFVIRRRDGLYAYQLAVVLDDAWQGITDIVRGADLLDSTPRQLYLQELLGLSQPRYLHLPLITQPDGNKLGKSYRSPPLTEDQATPLLLRALRALGQKPGVELADAAPAELLKWGTAHWDAGLIPRTLTLPEAQLR, from the coding sequence ATGACCGCCAAAACCTCCCCCGCCTACATCGGACGCTTCGCCCCAACGCCCAGCGGCCATCTGCATTTCGGATCGCTGGTCGCGGCGCTGGCCTCCTACCTGGATGCTCGCTCGGTCGGCGGGCGCTGGCTGCTGCGCATGGAGGACCTCGATCCGCCGCGCGAAGAGCCTGGTGCGCAGGCGGCGATCCTCAAGGCCCTGGAAAGTTACGGCTTCGAGTGGGACGGTGAAATGATTCGCCAGAGCGATCGCCACGAGGCCTACGCCCAAGTCCTCGGTCAACTGTTCAACCTCGGACTGGCCTACGCCTGCACCTGCTCGCGCAAGCAACTGGAGCCTTACCACGGGATTTACCCGGGCTTGTGCCGCAACGCAGGGCATGCCTGCGAAGACGCGGCGATCCGCTTGCGCGTCCCGGAGCTGGAATACCATTTCATCGACCGCGTGCAGGGCGAATACCGCCAGCACCTGGCCCGTGAAGTCGGTGATTTTGTGATTCGCCGCCGCGACGGTCTCTATGCCTATCAACTGGCGGTGGTGCTCGACGATGCCTGGCAAGGCATCACCGACATCGTCCGTGGCGCCGACCTGCTCGACTCCACGCCCCGCCAGTTGTACCTGCAGGAGTTGCTCGGCTTGTCACAACCGCGTTACCTGCATCTGCCCCTGATCACCCAGCCGGATGGCAACAAACTGGGTAAATCCTATCGCTCACCGCCGTTGACCGAAGATCAGGCTACGCCTTTGTTACTCCGCGCCTTGCGCGCCCTGGGGCAGAAACCCGGCGTGGAACTAGCGGATGCCGCACCCGCCGAACTGCTCAAGTGGGGCACTGCCCATTGGGACGCCGGACTGATTCCTCGCACTCTGACCCTGCCCGAAGCGCAATTACGCTGA
- the panD gene encoding aspartate 1-decarboxylase, translating into MHAIMLKAKLHRAEVTHAVLDYEGSCAIDGEWLDLSGIREYEQIQIYNVDNGERFTTYAIRGEEGSRMISVNGAAAHKAKVGDRVIICAYAHYSEAELLNFKPRMLYMAPGNELSHTSNAIPVQVA; encoded by the coding sequence ATGCACGCCATCATGCTCAAAGCCAAGCTGCACCGCGCCGAAGTCACTCACGCCGTGCTCGACTATGAAGGCTCCTGCGCCATCGACGGCGAATGGCTGGACTTGTCCGGGATCCGTGAATACGAACAGATCCAGATTTATAACGTCGACAACGGCGAGCGCTTCACCACCTATGCCATTCGTGGCGAAGAAGGCTCGCGCATGATCTCGGTCAACGGAGCCGCCGCCCACAAGGCCAAGGTTGGTGACCGCGTGATCATTTGTGCCTACGCGCACTACAGCGAAGCCGAGTTGCTCAACTTCAAACCCCGCATGCTGTACATGGCACCGGGTAACGAGCTGAGCCATACCAGCAACGCCATTCCGGTGCAGGTCGCCTGA